From the genome of Paraburkholderia aromaticivorans, one region includes:
- a CDS encoding F0F1 ATP synthase subunit delta → MAELATIARPYAEALFGVAEAGDIAAWSTLVQELAQVARLPEVLSIASSPKVSRAQVSELLLTAVKSPLKDNAQAKNLVQMLVDNHRLPLLPEIAVQFEELKNAREGAADVLIVSAFPLEGAQLNDLVASLERKFKRKLKPTVEVDSSLIGGVRVTVGDEVLDTSVRARLASMQTALTA, encoded by the coding sequence ATGGCCGAACTTGCAACCATCGCCCGTCCGTACGCAGAAGCGCTGTTTGGCGTGGCCGAAGCTGGTGACATCGCCGCCTGGTCCACGCTCGTGCAGGAGCTGGCACAGGTTGCGCGTCTGCCCGAAGTGCTGTCGATCGCCTCGAGCCCGAAAGTAAGCCGCGCCCAGGTCAGCGAACTGCTGCTCACCGCGGTCAAGTCGCCGCTCAAGGACAACGCGCAAGCGAAGAATCTGGTGCAAATGCTGGTGGACAATCATCGTCTGCCGTTGCTGCCGGAAATCGCTGTGCAGTTCGAAGAGTTGAAGAACGCCCGCGAAGGGGCGGCCGATGTGCTGATCGTCAGCGCATTCCCGCTCGAAGGCGCGCAGTTGAATGACCTCGTCGCAAGTCTCGAACGCAAGTTCAAACGCAAGCTGAAGCCGACGGTTGAAGTCGACTCGTCGTTGATCGGCGGCGTGCGCGTAACGGTCGGCGACGAAGTGCTCGATACCTCGGTCCGCGCGCGGCTTGCCAGCATGCAGACGGCTCTGACGGCCTGA